The DNA segment CAAGATGGCACATACACAGCTCTAGACCTTACTAAAAACTATGCCGTAGCAACAAACATTTTCACTGCTAAAGGTGGAGATGGATATACAGTATTTGCTAAAGCTTACGCAGAAGGTCGTGTAAGTGAGCCGGGCTTTGTGGATTGGGAAATGTTCAGAGACTACATTGCGGCACAACCAAATAAAACGGTAAATGCTCAAGTAGAAGGACGTATTGTTAACGTGGTTCCACAAACGGTTTCAGCTTCTTCCTTCAGTGGCACTGCTGCCAATCCTAAGGTCTACTACGGAAACATTGTTGTTGATGTAACTGGTGTAACGAAGCTTGAATACGCAACCGTACATGGTAATCTAACATTAAAAGGCAATACAGGAGTTGAACTTTCTAACGTAACTGTTGATGGGGATACTATTTTTCAAGATTAATAACTAAGAAGGAGGCTGACCCATCAAGGAGCTGACGCCACATTTAGGCCGTATCTAGGACACTGAGATAGATATTTGAGCGTGACGTCTGACTTTTCACCGATGTGTCGGCCTTCTTTAACCCAGTAATCATAACTAACCAGGGGGTGCAGTATTGTCTAGAAAAAGTAAGAAGAGATTTCATATCGTTCTTGTTGCTGTCATGCTGATCAGCTTAGTCTTACCTAACTTCTATATCCAAAGAGCCACTGCTGCTACACAAGCGACCGATCTATTCATCTCTGAATATATCGAAGGCTCCAGCTTTAACAAGGCACTCGAGCTCTACAATGGGACAGGGGCTCCTGTTAAATTAAGTGAATATACACTTGAACATTATAGTAATGGTGCAACGACTACCACTTATAAAATGGCGTTATCCACTGATTCATCTTCAACTCTAGCAAGTGGATCTACTTTTGTCATTTCACGCAGTGATGCGGACCCTGCCATTGTGGCAAAGACAAACTTTTTAGACACTGGCAAAACCGTTATTAACTGGAACGGTGATGATGCGGTTGTTTTAAAGCATAATGGCACCATCATTGACGTGATTGGAAAAGTGGGCGAACGTTTGAATTGGGGAACAACTGTTAAGACAATTGATCAAACGTTGGTAAGAAAAAGCTGGGTTACAAAGGGAGATGCTAATCCAGACGATGCATTCGACCCTGCTGTTGAATGGGATAACATGGGGAAAGATGTATTTACCTATCTTGGTTCCCACACGATGGACGGTGGCACTCCACCACCGGTAGAAACACAAGTGGCAAACGTAACGGCATCACCAGGAGCGAGTACAGTTCCAAGTGGAACAACAGTCACTTTGTCGACTGCGACTTCAGGTGCAGTCATCTACTATACAACGGATAACACGGAACCAACAGAAGCGAGTGCAGTCTATTCGCAGCCAATTGTTATAACACAGGCAACAACCATTAAAGCTTTTGCGGTAAAATCAGGCTTAACGAATAGTGCGGTTAGCAGCTTTGCTTACACGATTGAAGTTGCTGGTACTGCCACTCACATCTATGATATTCAAGGAAAATCACATACTTCTACATTTACTGGTAAAACAGTTACTGATGTAGAAGGCGTTGTAACGTATATTGATGGAACAAGCCGATTTTTCCTACAAGATCTTGTAGGGGACGGAGATCCTAACACCTCTGATGGTATCCTTGTTTTTAAATCGAGCCATGGTGTATCCATTGGTGATCGGGTTAAGGTTACAGGGAAAGTATCAGAATTTGTTGGCGAAGGTTTTACTGAGAAAGCAACGACGGATTTAGCGATAACAGAAATTGAAGCCACAACCATTACGAAAAATGGAACGGCTCCACTTCCAGCACCAGTCAAGCTTGGGGTTGACCGAATTGCTCCAACAGAAATCATTGACAACGATCAATTTGCACAATTTGATCCACAAGAAGATGCCATTGATTTCTGGGAAAGCCTAGAAGGAATGTACGTTCAAGTTGACGATGGAAAAGTTATTGCTCTCCAAAAAGATGGATTAGTTTGGGTGGTCCCTAAGGATTATCCTACCAATGTGGTGAATGGCGGATTACGAATCACTGCGACGGACTATAACCCAGACCGTATTGGTGTGGATGTAAGAAATGGAGCTACGGCAAACAAGTCTTACCGCGCCAAAATGGGGGATTATTTTACCGGGGCGATTAAAGGTGTGGTTAACTACGGTTACAGCAACTATAAAGTAATGACGCAAGAATCAACTCTTCCAACATTAACTGAAACACCAATCGTTCGACCTGCTACAAAAATTACACCAGCAACGAATAAATTAACGATTGCAACGTATAACGTGGAGAATTTCTCTACTGTGACTCCAGATGACAAAGTCACAAAGATTGCGGATGCCATTGTGACGAAGTTGAAAAATCCGGATATTATTGGATTGAATGAAATTCAAGATAATAATGGTGAAACGGATAATGGCACGGTAGATGGAACGCAAAGTGCTCAAAAGATTATTGATAAAGTAAAAGCACTAGGTGGACCAACTTATCAGTATGCTGAAATTGCACCAGTTAATAATCAAGACGGCGGAGCACCTGGTGGAAATATTCGTGTGGCCTTCCTTTACAATAAGGATCGTGTTTCCCTAACGGCTGGAGCGCCTAAAGGAACTTCGACACAAGCTGTTGGTTTTGAAAATGGAAAGCTTACATTGAACCCAGGACGCATTGACCCGACAAACGCTGCGTTTACTTCCAGCCGGAAGCCACTTGCTGCTCAATTTGACTTCCAAGGTCAAAGCATTATCGTGGTGGCCAATCATTTTAATTCTAAGAGTGGGGACCAACCACTTTTTGGAAAAAATCAGCCGCCTGTTCTAAGCAGTGAAGTTCAACGACATAAAATTGCAACGCTTGTGAATAGCTTCGTTAAAGATGTGAAAGCAAAAGATGCCAATGCAAACGTAGTTTTACTGGGAGATTTCAATGATTTTGAATTCACGAAAACAGTAGAAATTGCTAAAGGGCATGAATTAACTGACATGATTGACCTTGTTCCTGAAAATGAGCGTTACAATTACTCTTATCAAGGGAACGCGCAAGTTTTAGACCAAGTCTTAGTTACCAACAACATGGTCGCTAACACTGCGGTAGATATCTTACACATTAACTCTGGTTTTATGGAGGTTCATGGACGGGCAAGTGATCATGATCCTATCATTATTCAAACCCAGTTAGCAGGAGAAGTCTTGCCTCCTGTCACACCTCCAGCATCGACAAAGGTGTACAACTTAAATGGCTTTAAGACGAAAAAGTTAACCGTAAACAATGTGGCTGCTGACATTACCATCGATGGATCTTCCATGATTTCGGATGGAATCGTTCTGAAAAGTGCTTACGCTAAGTTAAGGGGCGAGGGCTTAAAGAACACGGTGGTTACAGTGAGCCCAGTGGAACCTGGCGAGGCCGCTGTTATTGATTTTGGCGGTGTTGAGGTTAAAGAAGTTGTAATTGAAAATGGAAATGTTAGTCAATTAAGAGGTGTGGAAAAGGTTCAAAAGTGGACCGTGAAGGATGGAGTGACATTACCATCTACTCTAAAGTTCACTGATGCGAACGGTGTTGTGATTTCACCACCAGTAACTGGTGGGCCGAAAGTGAATCAAGCTCCAATGCAAACAAAGCCTTTCCCTAATTTTGCGATTGCAGTAGGTCAACCATTTTCGATTAATTTAAATGACTATTTTGTTGATCCTGAAGGAAGTGTCTTAACGTACACTTCTACTGTTGGTACCGTTCAAGGGTCTACTTTAATGCTTCCAACTGCAACGGCAGGTACTACTAATGTGTCTGTCACAGCGAACGATGGGGAGAAAACGTTAAGTCTCTCCTTTACCTTAACGGTAGCAGCAGCACCTGATTCTACCGTAGAATCGTACTACACAGCGGCTGCTGGAAAAACAGGGGAAGATTTAAAGCTTGCTTTACACAATATTATCAAGGTACAAACAAAGTTAACATATGCACAGGTAACGGAAGCTTTAAAGAAAACGGATGAAGATCCGAACAATCCAAATAACGTCATCCTTCTATACACCGGTCGTTCTCAGGCAAAAACAACGTTCGGTTCAGGGGTAAATGACTGGAACCGTGAGCATGTTTGGGCCAAGTCACATGGTGATTTTGGGACGAGCGTTGGACCGGGAACAGATATTCATCACTTACGACCAGCTGATGCGTCTGTTAACAGTACACGCGGACATTTGGATTTTGATATGGGGGGCAACCCTCAAGGTGAGTGTGCAGAATGTAAATACGATGGTGATTCGTTTGAGCCACCTGATCGTGTGAAGGGCGATATCGCAAGAATGCTTATGTATATGGACGTTCGTTATGAAGGCGATGGCGGTGAACTTGACCTTGAACTAGCTGACAAGGTAAATACGTATCCAACACCGTTCCACGGGAAAAAATCAGTCCTGCTTCAATGGAGCAAAATGGATCCACCAGATGCCTTCGAAAAACATAGAAACGACGTTATACAATCCATTCAAGGCAATCGTAATCCATTCATAGATCACCCAGAATGGGCCGACTCCATTTGGCAATAGACAAAGGTTAGGGACAGTCCCCCACTGCTTTACCGCAGTGGGGGACTGTCCCTTTTTTGTTTTGGAAGTATATTTTAATATTGACTTTTTTTGTTAATAGATTGAAAATTAATAGAGTTAATTAGGTACGTTAAAGGGGAACAGATCATGCAAAGAGTTAGAATGAGAGAGATAAAGACACCTTTTAAGGTTTTAGGTATCCGCTATTTTATCGGTGAAAATGGAAAATACTATAGAAAAATAGGGGCCAATCACCGTCGATCTATAATACCATTATGGACACAAAAGAAGTTTAAGGTTGGAATGCCTCTACTTTTGGTGCTCGTGTTAGGGTTTGCTGGGTATAAAATCGGAGTCAACTTGGCTTCTGAAAAAATGGTGGATGAAGTAGCTAAGCAGATGCCGCAAGAAGATATTAAGAATTTATTAACGGACCCCAATATCCAACAGATGATTGAAAACGAGGTGGGGGAAGAAAAGAAAGACGAATTCCTTAATAAGTATGCAGTGAATACAGATGAGAATAACGTAGTAAGTTCGTCTCCTGTTACTACAAGTAATGCAGGAAACCAAACAAGTGCAGTAAAAACTGTACAGCAACCAGTAACCAACAACGGAAATTCTCAAACTAACCAACAAGCTCCGGTGAAACCAAAACCAAAACCAAAATTAAAGTTCAATTCCAGAGAACAAGTCAAGAAATTTTTATTAACCAAGTTCTCAATGGGCGAGCTATTGGGGTTTGCTGATAAAGCAAAGGGAGGACTTACACCACAGGTCAAAGCTGAGATTAAAGCAGCTGTAATGCAGCGATTAACAGCGGAAGAATATGAAGCAATTAAAGTTTATGCACTCATCGAATTAAGTAGGTCTTAAAACTAGTTTGGGGACAGTCCCCCAGCGCTTTAGCGCAATGGGGGACTGTCCCTGTTTTTGTAAATTATTTATCATACTGAGAGGAAATGAAGGAGGTTCTGTCGAATTATGTAAAAGTCAAATCGATATTAGAAAGAAGAGGTGTTTAAATTTTGTCAAGAAAGCCACGTGTTTGGATTCCTGGTGCCACGTATCATATCACGAGTCGCGGAAATCGAAAGGCAGCAATTTTTGTAGATGATGCAGATTATCTCACCTATATGGAATTAATCCATAAAGTCAAACGAAAATTTCCGTTTATTCTCCACTCCTATTGCCTCATGCCTAACCATATTCATCTTCTATTAGAAACCATCGATCATCACCCAAAGCACATCATGAAAATGCTCCATACTTGTTACGCCATGTATTTTAATAAACGTCACGAATTGGTGGGGCATCTGTTCCAGGGACGCTATGATGCTCAGTTCATAGATTCGCTTAATTATTTTCTCGAAACCAGCCGGTATGTTCATTGGAATCCGGTTGAAGCGGAAATGGTCCAAAATCCTGAGGATTACCTCTGGAGCAGTTACTCTGCCTTTTTAGTAGATTCCCAGCATCCGTTTGTCACAACAGAAAGAATATTTTCTTATTACCCAGAACCCCAGAGGGATAACTATATTCGGTTTGTGATGAATAAGCAGGGGGACAGTCCCCCAGTGCCTTAATGCTTTAATGTAACGGGGGACTGTCCCCAATTTTTGGGGTTGAAAGTCTGCTGTTTGGCAATAAATAGAGAAAAGAGGTTTTTTGGAGGCTTTTTATGGCAGATTTGAAGTATTTAGAACCGACTGAGCTGCTTGAGAAGATCTATGCCACGCTTTGCTCCGAGTATGAAGATGCTCAGCATTACAAAGATAAAAAGGACCAAGAAGAAATAGAAGTGACGAAACATCGGTTAACAAAGAAGGTATTCAATGAATTTGTAGTGGATGAAGAATACTTTTTAACTATGAAGGATGAGACGTTTAAAGAGAGATACCATTTATATGAAGATGATTTTTTAAAGTTGATCAAAGAATGCAGTGAAAACGGCATTGAATATGACAGCTTTGTACAGATTATTGATGATCTGATCGCTAGTGCCAAGTTTCGAATCCATGCATTTGAGCAGCTAACCGAGGAAATCCAACGTTTGCAGGAGGAGACTGAG comes from the Neobacillus sp. PS2-9 genome and includes:
- a CDS encoding transposase, with the translated sequence MSRKPRVWIPGATYHITSRGNRKAAIFVDDADYLTYMELIHKVKRKFPFILHSYCLMPNHIHLLLETIDHHPKHIMKMLHTCYAMYFNKRHELVGHLFQGRYDAQFIDSLNYFLETSRYVHWNPVEAEMVQNPEDYLWSSYSAFLVDSQHPFVTTERIFSYYPEPQRDNYIRFVMNKQGDSPPVP
- a CDS encoding endonuclease is translated as MSRKSKKRFHIVLVAVMLISLVLPNFYIQRATAATQATDLFISEYIEGSSFNKALELYNGTGAPVKLSEYTLEHYSNGATTTTYKMALSTDSSSTLASGSTFVISRSDADPAIVAKTNFLDTGKTVINWNGDDAVVLKHNGTIIDVIGKVGERLNWGTTVKTIDQTLVRKSWVTKGDANPDDAFDPAVEWDNMGKDVFTYLGSHTMDGGTPPPVETQVANVTASPGASTVPSGTTVTLSTATSGAVIYYTTDNTEPTEASAVYSQPIVITQATTIKAFAVKSGLTNSAVSSFAYTIEVAGTATHIYDIQGKSHTSTFTGKTVTDVEGVVTYIDGTSRFFLQDLVGDGDPNTSDGILVFKSSHGVSIGDRVKVTGKVSEFVGEGFTEKATTDLAITEIEATTITKNGTAPLPAPVKLGVDRIAPTEIIDNDQFAQFDPQEDAIDFWESLEGMYVQVDDGKVIALQKDGLVWVVPKDYPTNVVNGGLRITATDYNPDRIGVDVRNGATANKSYRAKMGDYFTGAIKGVVNYGYSNYKVMTQESTLPTLTETPIVRPATKITPATNKLTIATYNVENFSTVTPDDKVTKIADAIVTKLKNPDIIGLNEIQDNNGETDNGTVDGTQSAQKIIDKVKALGGPTYQYAEIAPVNNQDGGAPGGNIRVAFLYNKDRVSLTAGAPKGTSTQAVGFENGKLTLNPGRIDPTNAAFTSSRKPLAAQFDFQGQSIIVVANHFNSKSGDQPLFGKNQPPVLSSEVQRHKIATLVNSFVKDVKAKDANANVVLLGDFNDFEFTKTVEIAKGHELTDMIDLVPENERYNYSYQGNAQVLDQVLVTNNMVANTAVDILHINSGFMEVHGRASDHDPIIIQTQLAGEVLPPVTPPASTKVYNLNGFKTKKLTVNNVAADITIDGSSMISDGIVLKSAYAKLRGEGLKNTVVTVSPVEPGEAAVIDFGGVEVKEVVIENGNVSQLRGVEKVQKWTVKDGVTLPSTLKFTDANGVVISPPVTGGPKVNQAPMQTKPFPNFAIAVGQPFSINLNDYFVDPEGSVLTYTSTVGTVQGSTLMLPTATAGTTNVSVTANDGEKTLSLSFTLTVAAAPDSTVESYYTAAAGKTGEDLKLALHNIIKVQTKLTYAQVTEALKKTDEDPNNPNNVILLYTGRSQAKTTFGSGVNDWNREHVWAKSHGDFGTSVGPGTDIHHLRPADASVNSTRGHLDFDMGGNPQGECAECKYDGDSFEPPDRVKGDIARMLMYMDVRYEGDGGELDLELADKVNTYPTPFHGKKSVLLQWSKMDPPDAFEKHRNDVIQSIQGNRNPFIDHPEWADSIWQ